Proteins found in one Drosophila busckii strain San Diego stock center, stock number 13000-0081.31 chromosome 2R, ASM1175060v1, whole genome shotgun sequence genomic segment:
- the LOC108597355 gene encoding phosphatidylinositol 4-phosphate 5-kinase type-1 alpha isoform X6, with protein sequence MASGDGDTINTIDMDSSSTSQAKLAEPSNASTDHVGNSSPDLGSRPLRAANKSDKERKIGHRRVGEGGEITYKKIQTSQIMGSIQLGIQHTVGSLASKPKRDLLMMDFWEIESITFPPEGSSLTPAHHYSEFRYKIYAPIAFRYFRDLFGIQPDDFMMSMCTSPLRELSNPGASGSIFYLTDDDEFIIKTVQHKEGEFLQKLLPGYYMNLNQNPRTLLPKFFGLYCLQTSNAKNIRLVVMNNLLPSAVRMHLKYDLKGSTFKRKASKAERAKKSPTYKDLDFMEQHPNGIFLEAETYSALIKTIQRDCTVLESFKIMDYSLLLGVHNLDIALKEKQSELKKTPLRAPLAEDSDVDEPLDEAEGKEFNAATGISRNNAAYRSVNRQRLVAHSTAMESIQAESEPIDDEEDVPPGGIPARSEKGERLLLYIGIIDILQSYRLKKKLEHTFKSIIHDGETVSVCRPSFYAQRFQNFMAKTVFRKIPSLDLPEIKGNHRKFRTLVTSYIACLSIAPLKHSPSKRKSLSKAIQRSIDSENETTRPSHSHSSGKLHQSSKAEPVFATVSAERERDRDRDRDRDRDRDRERAGDNGRHSSAAQAGSLPPPVRQRGSNSSSSAAAAAGGSNLKARVPPPVPPRGSPRRRDTPDSRAGTTPSCSSTPPPAFDDISEDSSNKHSSSSMGRRTHHHQQSSQSSSHSQSSSHVYQSPQYLERKMNIGPAYRGSYKEDIVSVSEVHLDTFLAVDTSSSSHYGSRGGLAWTPPASGEGSTPTWTEGTPSFTDSSSSGDLDQLT encoded by the exons ATGGCATCCGGCGACGGCGACACCATCAACACCATCGACATGGACAGCTCCTCCACATCGCAAGCTAAACTTGCGGAGCCTAGCAATG CCTCCACCGACCATGTGGGTAACTCATCGCCCGAC TTGGGCAGTCGACCCTTGCGCGCGGCCAACAAATCGGATAAGGAGCGCAAGATTGGACATCGACGAGTTGGCGAAGGCGGCGAGATTACCTACAAGAAAATACAGACATCCCAAATTATGGGCTCCATACAGCTGGGCATACAACATACC GTTGGCAGCCTGGCTTCGAAGCCCAAACGTGATCTACTTATGATGGACTTCTGGGAAATAGAGAGCATTACGTTTCCGCCAGAGGGTTCTAGCCTTACACCTGCCCACCATTATAGCGAATTCAGATATAAAATCTATGCGCCAATTGCATTTCGTTACTTTCGTGATCTCTTTGGCATACAACCAGATGATTTTATG ATGTCTATGTGCACTTCACCGTTGCGTGAATTATCAAATCCAGGTGCTTCCGGTTCAATATTCTATCTGACAGACGACGATGAGTTCATTATCAAAACAGTGCAACATAAAGAGGgtgaatttttacaaaaactACTGCCTGG tTACTATATGAATCTAAATCAAAATCCGCGCACGTTATTGCCAAAGTTCTTTGGCCTTTACTGCCTGCAGACaagcaatgccaaaaatatacgTCTGGTGGTGATGAACAATCTGCTGCCATCCGCAGTGCGCATGCATCTGAAATATGATCTGAAGGGCTCCACATTTAAGCGCAAGGCATCGAAGGCGGAGCGTGCCAAGAAGTCGCCCACATACAAGGATCTGGATTTCATGGAGCAGCATCCAAATGGCATTTTTCTGGAGGCCGAAACCTACTCCGCGCTGATCAAAACCATACAGCGGGACTGCACAGTGCTGGAGTCGTTTAAGATAATGGActattcgctgctgctgggtgtGCATAATCTGGATATAGCCCTGAAGGAGAAGCAGAGTGAGCTGAAGAAAACACCACTGCGTGCGCCGCTGGCTGAGGACTCCGACGTGGACGAGCCACTGGACGAGGCAGAGGGCAAGGAGTTTAATGCAGCCACAGGCATAAGCAGAAATAA TGCGGCATACAGATCAGTGAATCGTCAGCGTTTGGTAGCACATTCAACTGCTATGGAGAGCATACAAGCGGAAAGCGAACCCATTGATGATGAGGAGGATGTGCC ACCTGGCGGCATTCCAGCGCGCAGTGAAAAGGGCGAGCGTTTGTTACTCTACATTGGCATCATTGACATACTGCAATCGTATAGACTTAAGAAAAAGCTGGAGCACACATTCAAAAGCATTATACACGATGGC GAAACCGTTTCGGTTTGTCGTCCATCGTTCTATGCTCAAAGATTTCAAAACTTTATGGCTAAGACCGTTTTCCGCAAAATACCATCGC TGGATCTCCCAGAGATCAAAGGAAATCACAGAAAATTTCGTACCTTGGTAACCAGCTATATAG CATGTCTCTCAATCGCAC CGCTGAAGCATTCGCCCTCGAAAAGAAAAAGTCTCTCCAAGGCCATACAACGCTCCATCGACAGCGAGAACGAAACGACAAGGC CCTCGCATTCGCATAGCAGCGGCAAACTGCATCAGTCGAGTAAAGCAGAGCCTGTGTTTGCTACAGTCAGCGCAGAAAGGGAACGTGATAGGGATAGAGACAGGGATCGTGATCGGGATCGAGATCGGGAGCGTGCAGGCGACAATGGACGTCATTCCAGCGCTGCGCAGGCAGGCTCGCTGCCACCGCCTGTGCGTCAACGTGGCAGCAATTCCTCCTCGtccgcagctgcagccgcgGGTGGCAGCAATTTGAAGGCGCGCGTGCCACCGCCAGTGCCACCGCGTGGCTCGCCACGTCGCAGGGATACGCCGGATAGTCGCGCAG GCACAACACCATCATGCAGCTCAACCCCGCCCCCTGCCTTTGACGATATCTCCGAGGACAGCTCGAATAAGCACAGCAGCTCCTCCATGGGACGGCGTACACATCATCACCAGCAATCGTCGCAGTCGTCATCGCATTCGCAGTCGTCCTCGCATGTCTATCAATCGCCGCAGTACTTGGAGCGTAAAATGAACATTGGACCCGCTTATCGTGGCTCCTACAAAGAGGATATCGTTAG CGTCTCTGAGGTGCATTTGGATACGTTTCTGGCGGTGGACACTTCATCGAGCAGTCATTATGGCTCGCGTGGTGGACTGGCCTGGACACCGCCGGCTTCAGGTGAGGGCTCCACACCCACTTGGACAGAGGGTACGCCCAGCTTTACGGACTCCAGTTCGAGTGGTGATCTCG ATCAACTAACATAG
- the LOC108597355 gene encoding phosphatidylinositol 4-phosphate 5-kinase type-1 alpha isoform X7, whose translation MASGDGDTINTIDMDSSSTSQAKLAEPSNASTDHVGNSSPDLGSRPLRAANKSDKERKIGHRRVGEGGEITYKKIQTSQIMGSIQLGIQHTVGSLASKPKRDLLMMDFWEIESITFPPEGSSLTPAHHYSEFRYKIYAPIAFRYFRDLFGIQPDDFMMSMCTSPLRELSNPGASGSIFYLTDDDEFIIKTVQHKEGEFLQKLLPGYYMNLNQNPRTLLPKFFGLYCLQTSNAKNIRLVVMNNLLPSAVRMHLKYDLKGSTFKRKASKAERAKKSPTYKDLDFMEQHPNGIFLEAETYSALIKTIQRDCTVLESFKIMDYSLLLGVHNLDIALKEKQSELKKTPLRAPLAEDSDVDEPLDEAEGKEFNAATGISRNNAAYRSVNRQRLVAHSTAMESIQAESEPIDDEEDVPPGGIPARSEKGERLLLYIGIIDILQSYRLKKKLEHTFKSIIHDGETVSVCRPSFYAQRFQNFMAKTVFRKIPSLDLPEIKGNHRKFRTLVTSYIACLSIAPLKHSPSKRKSLSKAIQRSIDSENETTRPSHSHSSGKLHQSSKAEPVFATVSAERERDRDRDRDRDRDRDRERAGDNGRHSSAAQAGSLPPPVRQRGSNSSSSAAAAAGGSNLKARVPPPVPPRGSPRRRDTPDSRAGTTPSCSSTPPPAFDDISEDSSNKHSSSSMGRRTHHHQQSSQSSSHSQSSSHVYQSPQYLERKMNIGPAYRGSYKEDIVSVSEVHLDTFLAVDTSSSSHYGSRGGLAWTPPASDQLT comes from the exons ATGGCATCCGGCGACGGCGACACCATCAACACCATCGACATGGACAGCTCCTCCACATCGCAAGCTAAACTTGCGGAGCCTAGCAATG CCTCCACCGACCATGTGGGTAACTCATCGCCCGAC TTGGGCAGTCGACCCTTGCGCGCGGCCAACAAATCGGATAAGGAGCGCAAGATTGGACATCGACGAGTTGGCGAAGGCGGCGAGATTACCTACAAGAAAATACAGACATCCCAAATTATGGGCTCCATACAGCTGGGCATACAACATACC GTTGGCAGCCTGGCTTCGAAGCCCAAACGTGATCTACTTATGATGGACTTCTGGGAAATAGAGAGCATTACGTTTCCGCCAGAGGGTTCTAGCCTTACACCTGCCCACCATTATAGCGAATTCAGATATAAAATCTATGCGCCAATTGCATTTCGTTACTTTCGTGATCTCTTTGGCATACAACCAGATGATTTTATG ATGTCTATGTGCACTTCACCGTTGCGTGAATTATCAAATCCAGGTGCTTCCGGTTCAATATTCTATCTGACAGACGACGATGAGTTCATTATCAAAACAGTGCAACATAAAGAGGgtgaatttttacaaaaactACTGCCTGG tTACTATATGAATCTAAATCAAAATCCGCGCACGTTATTGCCAAAGTTCTTTGGCCTTTACTGCCTGCAGACaagcaatgccaaaaatatacgTCTGGTGGTGATGAACAATCTGCTGCCATCCGCAGTGCGCATGCATCTGAAATATGATCTGAAGGGCTCCACATTTAAGCGCAAGGCATCGAAGGCGGAGCGTGCCAAGAAGTCGCCCACATACAAGGATCTGGATTTCATGGAGCAGCATCCAAATGGCATTTTTCTGGAGGCCGAAACCTACTCCGCGCTGATCAAAACCATACAGCGGGACTGCACAGTGCTGGAGTCGTTTAAGATAATGGActattcgctgctgctgggtgtGCATAATCTGGATATAGCCCTGAAGGAGAAGCAGAGTGAGCTGAAGAAAACACCACTGCGTGCGCCGCTGGCTGAGGACTCCGACGTGGACGAGCCACTGGACGAGGCAGAGGGCAAGGAGTTTAATGCAGCCACAGGCATAAGCAGAAATAA TGCGGCATACAGATCAGTGAATCGTCAGCGTTTGGTAGCACATTCAACTGCTATGGAGAGCATACAAGCGGAAAGCGAACCCATTGATGATGAGGAGGATGTGCC ACCTGGCGGCATTCCAGCGCGCAGTGAAAAGGGCGAGCGTTTGTTACTCTACATTGGCATCATTGACATACTGCAATCGTATAGACTTAAGAAAAAGCTGGAGCACACATTCAAAAGCATTATACACGATGGC GAAACCGTTTCGGTTTGTCGTCCATCGTTCTATGCTCAAAGATTTCAAAACTTTATGGCTAAGACCGTTTTCCGCAAAATACCATCGC TGGATCTCCCAGAGATCAAAGGAAATCACAGAAAATTTCGTACCTTGGTAACCAGCTATATAG CATGTCTCTCAATCGCAC CGCTGAAGCATTCGCCCTCGAAAAGAAAAAGTCTCTCCAAGGCCATACAACGCTCCATCGACAGCGAGAACGAAACGACAAGGC CCTCGCATTCGCATAGCAGCGGCAAACTGCATCAGTCGAGTAAAGCAGAGCCTGTGTTTGCTACAGTCAGCGCAGAAAGGGAACGTGATAGGGATAGAGACAGGGATCGTGATCGGGATCGAGATCGGGAGCGTGCAGGCGACAATGGACGTCATTCCAGCGCTGCGCAGGCAGGCTCGCTGCCACCGCCTGTGCGTCAACGTGGCAGCAATTCCTCCTCGtccgcagctgcagccgcgGGTGGCAGCAATTTGAAGGCGCGCGTGCCACCGCCAGTGCCACCGCGTGGCTCGCCACGTCGCAGGGATACGCCGGATAGTCGCGCAG GCACAACACCATCATGCAGCTCAACCCCGCCCCCTGCCTTTGACGATATCTCCGAGGACAGCTCGAATAAGCACAGCAGCTCCTCCATGGGACGGCGTACACATCATCACCAGCAATCGTCGCAGTCGTCATCGCATTCGCAGTCGTCCTCGCATGTCTATCAATCGCCGCAGTACTTGGAGCGTAAAATGAACATTGGACCCGCTTATCGTGGCTCCTACAAAGAGGATATCGTTAG CGTCTCTGAGGTGCATTTGGATACGTTTCTGGCGGTGGACACTTCATCGAGCAGTCATTATGGCTCGCGTGGTGGACTGGCCTGGACACCGCCGGCTTCAG ATCAACTAACATAG
- the LOC108597355 gene encoding phosphatidylinositol 4-phosphate 5-kinase type-1 alpha isoform X3, with protein MASGDGDTINTIDMDSSSTSQAKLAEPSNASTDHVGNSSPDLGSRPLRAANKSDKERKIGHRRVGEGGEITYKKIQTSQIMGSIQLGIQHTVGSLASKPKRDLLMMDFWEIESITFPPEGSSLTPAHHYSEFRYKIYAPIAFRYFRDLFGIQPDDFMMSMCTSPLRELSNPGASGSIFYLTDDDEFIIKTVQHKEGEFLQKLLPGYYMNLNQNPRTLLPKFFGLYCLQTSNAKNIRLVVMNNLLPSAVRMHLKYDLKGSTFKRKASKAERAKKSPTYKDLDFMEQHPNGIFLEAETYSALIKTIQRDCTVLESFKIMDYSLLLGVHNLDIALKEKQSELKKTPLRAPLAEDSDVDEPLDEAEGKEFNAATGISRNNAAYRSVNRQRLVAHSTAMESIQAESEPIDDEEDVPPGGIPARSEKGERLLLYIGIIDILQSYRLKKKLEHTFKSIIHDGETVSVCRPSFYAQRFQNFMAKTVFRKIPSLDLPEIKGNHRKFRTLVTSYIALKHSPSKRKSLSKAIQRSIDSENETTRPSHSHSSGKLHQSSKAEPVFATVSAERERDRDRDRDRDRDRDRERAGDNGRHSSAAQAGSLPPPVRQRGSNSSSSAAAAAGGSNLKARVPPPVPPRGSPRRRDTPDSRAGTTPSCSSTPPPAFDDISEDSSNKHSSSSMGRRTHHHQQSSQSSSHSQSSSHVYQSPQYLERKMNIGPAYRGSYKEDIVSVSEVHLDTFLAVDTSSSSHYGSRGGLAWTPPASGEGSTPTWTEGTPSFTDSSSSGDLDNFSPINSSKIDRHKPTVEDAINSLSSGMIN; from the exons ATGGCATCCGGCGACGGCGACACCATCAACACCATCGACATGGACAGCTCCTCCACATCGCAAGCTAAACTTGCGGAGCCTAGCAATG CCTCCACCGACCATGTGGGTAACTCATCGCCCGAC TTGGGCAGTCGACCCTTGCGCGCGGCCAACAAATCGGATAAGGAGCGCAAGATTGGACATCGACGAGTTGGCGAAGGCGGCGAGATTACCTACAAGAAAATACAGACATCCCAAATTATGGGCTCCATACAGCTGGGCATACAACATACC GTTGGCAGCCTGGCTTCGAAGCCCAAACGTGATCTACTTATGATGGACTTCTGGGAAATAGAGAGCATTACGTTTCCGCCAGAGGGTTCTAGCCTTACACCTGCCCACCATTATAGCGAATTCAGATATAAAATCTATGCGCCAATTGCATTTCGTTACTTTCGTGATCTCTTTGGCATACAACCAGATGATTTTATG ATGTCTATGTGCACTTCACCGTTGCGTGAATTATCAAATCCAGGTGCTTCCGGTTCAATATTCTATCTGACAGACGACGATGAGTTCATTATCAAAACAGTGCAACATAAAGAGGgtgaatttttacaaaaactACTGCCTGG tTACTATATGAATCTAAATCAAAATCCGCGCACGTTATTGCCAAAGTTCTTTGGCCTTTACTGCCTGCAGACaagcaatgccaaaaatatacgTCTGGTGGTGATGAACAATCTGCTGCCATCCGCAGTGCGCATGCATCTGAAATATGATCTGAAGGGCTCCACATTTAAGCGCAAGGCATCGAAGGCGGAGCGTGCCAAGAAGTCGCCCACATACAAGGATCTGGATTTCATGGAGCAGCATCCAAATGGCATTTTTCTGGAGGCCGAAACCTACTCCGCGCTGATCAAAACCATACAGCGGGACTGCACAGTGCTGGAGTCGTTTAAGATAATGGActattcgctgctgctgggtgtGCATAATCTGGATATAGCCCTGAAGGAGAAGCAGAGTGAGCTGAAGAAAACACCACTGCGTGCGCCGCTGGCTGAGGACTCCGACGTGGACGAGCCACTGGACGAGGCAGAGGGCAAGGAGTTTAATGCAGCCACAGGCATAAGCAGAAATAA TGCGGCATACAGATCAGTGAATCGTCAGCGTTTGGTAGCACATTCAACTGCTATGGAGAGCATACAAGCGGAAAGCGAACCCATTGATGATGAGGAGGATGTGCC ACCTGGCGGCATTCCAGCGCGCAGTGAAAAGGGCGAGCGTTTGTTACTCTACATTGGCATCATTGACATACTGCAATCGTATAGACTTAAGAAAAAGCTGGAGCACACATTCAAAAGCATTATACACGATGGC GAAACCGTTTCGGTTTGTCGTCCATCGTTCTATGCTCAAAGATTTCAAAACTTTATGGCTAAGACCGTTTTCCGCAAAATACCATCGC TGGATCTCCCAGAGATCAAAGGAAATCACAGAAAATTTCGTACCTTGGTAACCAGCTATATAG CGCTGAAGCATTCGCCCTCGAAAAGAAAAAGTCTCTCCAAGGCCATACAACGCTCCATCGACAGCGAGAACGAAACGACAAGGC CCTCGCATTCGCATAGCAGCGGCAAACTGCATCAGTCGAGTAAAGCAGAGCCTGTGTTTGCTACAGTCAGCGCAGAAAGGGAACGTGATAGGGATAGAGACAGGGATCGTGATCGGGATCGAGATCGGGAGCGTGCAGGCGACAATGGACGTCATTCCAGCGCTGCGCAGGCAGGCTCGCTGCCACCGCCTGTGCGTCAACGTGGCAGCAATTCCTCCTCGtccgcagctgcagccgcgGGTGGCAGCAATTTGAAGGCGCGCGTGCCACCGCCAGTGCCACCGCGTGGCTCGCCACGTCGCAGGGATACGCCGGATAGTCGCGCAG GCACAACACCATCATGCAGCTCAACCCCGCCCCCTGCCTTTGACGATATCTCCGAGGACAGCTCGAATAAGCACAGCAGCTCCTCCATGGGACGGCGTACACATCATCACCAGCAATCGTCGCAGTCGTCATCGCATTCGCAGTCGTCCTCGCATGTCTATCAATCGCCGCAGTACTTGGAGCGTAAAATGAACATTGGACCCGCTTATCGTGGCTCCTACAAAGAGGATATCGTTAG CGTCTCTGAGGTGCATTTGGATACGTTTCTGGCGGTGGACACTTCATCGAGCAGTCATTATGGCTCGCGTGGTGGACTGGCCTGGACACCGCCGGCTTCAGGTGAGGGCTCCACACCCACTTGGACAGAGGGTACGCCCAGCTTTACGGACTCCAGTTCGAGTGGTGATCTCG ACAACTTCTCGCCCATAAACTCATCTAAAATCGATCGACACAAGCCGACCGTGGAAGATGCCATCAACTCTCTGTCCTCGGGAATG ATCAACTAA
- the LOC108597355 gene encoding phosphatidylinositol 4-phosphate 5-kinase type-1 alpha isoform X5, whose protein sequence is MASGDGDTINTIDMDSSSTSQAKLAEPSNASTDHVGNSSPDLGSRPLRAANKSDKERKIGHRRVGEGGEITYKKIQTSQIMGSIQLGIQHTVGSLASKPKRDLLMMDFWEIESITFPPEGSSLTPAHHYSEFRYKIYAPIAFRYFRDLFGIQPDDFMMSMCTSPLRELSNPGASGSIFYLTDDDEFIIKTVQHKEGEFLQKLLPGYYMNLNQNPRTLLPKFFGLYCLQTSNAKNIRLVVMNNLLPSAVRMHLKYDLKGSTFKRKASKAERAKKSPTYKDLDFMEQHPNGIFLEAETYSALIKTIQRDCTVLESFKIMDYSLLLGVHNLDIALKEKQSELKKTPLRAPLAEDSDVDEPLDEAEGKEFNAATGISRNNAAYRSVNRQRLVAHSTAMESIQAESEPIDDEEDVPPGGIPARSEKGERLLLYIGIIDILQSYRLKKKLEHTFKSIIHDGETVSVCRPSFYAQRFQNFMAKTVFRKIPSRKSAAGSRHLGLSTTLKHSPSKRKSLSKAIQRSIDSENETTRPSHSHSSGKLHQSSKAEPVFATVSAERERDRDRDRDRDRDRDRERAGDNGRHSSAAQAGSLPPPVRQRGSNSSSSAAAAAGGSNLKARVPPPVPPRGSPRRRDTPDSRAGTTPSCSSTPPPAFDDISEDSSNKHSSSSMGRRTHHHQQSSQSSSHSQSSSHVYQSPQYLERKMNIGPAYRGSYKEDIVSVSEVHLDTFLAVDTSSSSHYGSRGGLAWTPPASGEGSTPTWTEGTPSFTDSSSSGDLDNFSPINSSKIDRHKPTVEDAINSLSSGMIN, encoded by the exons ATGGCATCCGGCGACGGCGACACCATCAACACCATCGACATGGACAGCTCCTCCACATCGCAAGCTAAACTTGCGGAGCCTAGCAATG CCTCCACCGACCATGTGGGTAACTCATCGCCCGAC TTGGGCAGTCGACCCTTGCGCGCGGCCAACAAATCGGATAAGGAGCGCAAGATTGGACATCGACGAGTTGGCGAAGGCGGCGAGATTACCTACAAGAAAATACAGACATCCCAAATTATGGGCTCCATACAGCTGGGCATACAACATACC GTTGGCAGCCTGGCTTCGAAGCCCAAACGTGATCTACTTATGATGGACTTCTGGGAAATAGAGAGCATTACGTTTCCGCCAGAGGGTTCTAGCCTTACACCTGCCCACCATTATAGCGAATTCAGATATAAAATCTATGCGCCAATTGCATTTCGTTACTTTCGTGATCTCTTTGGCATACAACCAGATGATTTTATG ATGTCTATGTGCACTTCACCGTTGCGTGAATTATCAAATCCAGGTGCTTCCGGTTCAATATTCTATCTGACAGACGACGATGAGTTCATTATCAAAACAGTGCAACATAAAGAGGgtgaatttttacaaaaactACTGCCTGG tTACTATATGAATCTAAATCAAAATCCGCGCACGTTATTGCCAAAGTTCTTTGGCCTTTACTGCCTGCAGACaagcaatgccaaaaatatacgTCTGGTGGTGATGAACAATCTGCTGCCATCCGCAGTGCGCATGCATCTGAAATATGATCTGAAGGGCTCCACATTTAAGCGCAAGGCATCGAAGGCGGAGCGTGCCAAGAAGTCGCCCACATACAAGGATCTGGATTTCATGGAGCAGCATCCAAATGGCATTTTTCTGGAGGCCGAAACCTACTCCGCGCTGATCAAAACCATACAGCGGGACTGCACAGTGCTGGAGTCGTTTAAGATAATGGActattcgctgctgctgggtgtGCATAATCTGGATATAGCCCTGAAGGAGAAGCAGAGTGAGCTGAAGAAAACACCACTGCGTGCGCCGCTGGCTGAGGACTCCGACGTGGACGAGCCACTGGACGAGGCAGAGGGCAAGGAGTTTAATGCAGCCACAGGCATAAGCAGAAATAA TGCGGCATACAGATCAGTGAATCGTCAGCGTTTGGTAGCACATTCAACTGCTATGGAGAGCATACAAGCGGAAAGCGAACCCATTGATGATGAGGAGGATGTGCC ACCTGGCGGCATTCCAGCGCGCAGTGAAAAGGGCGAGCGTTTGTTACTCTACATTGGCATCATTGACATACTGCAATCGTATAGACTTAAGAAAAAGCTGGAGCACACATTCAAAAGCATTATACACGATGGC GAAACCGTTTCGGTTTGTCGTCCATCGTTCTATGCTCAAAGATTTCAAAACTTTATGGCTAAGACCGTTTTCCGCAAAATACCATCGCGTAAGTCAGCAGCAGGCAGTCGTCACCTTGGGCTAAGTACAA CGCTGAAGCATTCGCCCTCGAAAAGAAAAAGTCTCTCCAAGGCCATACAACGCTCCATCGACAGCGAGAACGAAACGACAAGGC CCTCGCATTCGCATAGCAGCGGCAAACTGCATCAGTCGAGTAAAGCAGAGCCTGTGTTTGCTACAGTCAGCGCAGAAAGGGAACGTGATAGGGATAGAGACAGGGATCGTGATCGGGATCGAGATCGGGAGCGTGCAGGCGACAATGGACGTCATTCCAGCGCTGCGCAGGCAGGCTCGCTGCCACCGCCTGTGCGTCAACGTGGCAGCAATTCCTCCTCGtccgcagctgcagccgcgGGTGGCAGCAATTTGAAGGCGCGCGTGCCACCGCCAGTGCCACCGCGTGGCTCGCCACGTCGCAGGGATACGCCGGATAGTCGCGCAG GCACAACACCATCATGCAGCTCAACCCCGCCCCCTGCCTTTGACGATATCTCCGAGGACAGCTCGAATAAGCACAGCAGCTCCTCCATGGGACGGCGTACACATCATCACCAGCAATCGTCGCAGTCGTCATCGCATTCGCAGTCGTCCTCGCATGTCTATCAATCGCCGCAGTACTTGGAGCGTAAAATGAACATTGGACCCGCTTATCGTGGCTCCTACAAAGAGGATATCGTTAG CGTCTCTGAGGTGCATTTGGATACGTTTCTGGCGGTGGACACTTCATCGAGCAGTCATTATGGCTCGCGTGGTGGACTGGCCTGGACACCGCCGGCTTCAGGTGAGGGCTCCACACCCACTTGGACAGAGGGTACGCCCAGCTTTACGGACTCCAGTTCGAGTGGTGATCTCG ACAACTTCTCGCCCATAAACTCATCTAAAATCGATCGACACAAGCCGACCGTGGAAGATGCCATCAACTCTCTGTCCTCGGGAATG ATCAACTAA